TGACTATACTGCTGACCAACGGAGGCTGAGCCTGTAAGGGACCTCGAGTCCTGTTCTTTGCCTCCTACGGCCGTCATTACCGTGAatgcaataaataaaataaaaataaatagcaaACGCTGCATCAGAAATCGCATATGTTCAACACAAGCTAGATGTACCGTTAGGAGTGAGGTCCTTAAACATGCAGTAGGGAGAACCTCTGGTGGCGATTTCCTGGAAGATGATCCCATAGCTGTACACATCCCCTTTCTGGGAACCTGCTATGTCAAGTTTGCCGTCGTGGATGCGCTCCGGTGCCGCCCACAGCATGTCTGATGGAAACAACAATGTGTCAATCAATTTGACCCAGCAAAGGCTTCAGTGttacaaacaaacaatcaaacagAGAGTAAAGCAAACAAGTAAGCAAGcaaggagaaaaaaacaagtaagCAAGCAAGtatacaaacaaataaattaagcaagcaaacaaaaaaacaagcaaacaagtaAACAAGCAAGCCAGCAAAgccaacaaacaaacaaagtaAGCAAGTAAGTATGTCAATCAATTTCACGTTGCCCGTTACTTGGATTCGAgtaagttcttttttaatgaaagAAGACTGGAAACTGTGCATTCCGGCTACCAAGATGACCGCTCACCAGCTCTTACCGTTGTACTCCTCTTCCTCTGTGGTAATCTTTCCAAGCTAGACCGCAATTCACCCAAGCCCCAGTCTCCTATCTTGCATACCCAGCGCGAATCGATCAGGCAATTGGAAGACTTGAGACGACCGTGGACTTGTACTGGGCTACTTTGGAGTACCGTCATACCCTGATGTTCAAAACATATTCCTTTGAGCATTTATCAAGGGACATTAACTTTGCATTTAAAACAAGAAAAGAGAAAGGAAGTTTTTCTGTGGGGATTGTAAATAAGGAAGACTAAGGGAAGTATAGAGTTTTTTGTAAGCTAGAGCTAGAATACGTAAGTGGGGCTGTGATTCGACAGTTTATAGAATAAAAGAGCACGTGACTGTTGGGCTGTGATTTAAAAGGGGGAGGAGGCTAGAAGACGTGACTGTTGGGCTATGATTGGACAAGAGAACATGGGAGTGGGGTTGTGATTTGACACATTTGGGACAAATTATAAGGATTTGCTAGAGCTCACCGTAGCGACGTCTCTGATTAGCGAGAGAATAAAAATCTCTTTCAGTTTGAAGTCCTCGTTTTTCAGGAGCAGTTGCAGACTGCCGCGCTTGAGGTACTTTGAGATGATGAGGATTTGCGGGGATTCGAGGCAAATGCCGATAAAAAGGTTGATATTCTCGTGCCGTAACTCTCGCGCCTGATAATAATGAGCATTTCTTATTATGACTGTGGTCTTtttcatcaccattatcatcagctcgaacaggggcgtagccagggggggcaGGGCCCCTCCTCCGCCAAAAATAAGTAGATTTATGAGACattaaaatacaggagaaaatacTTAATATGGGCCTTTTTGCCTGccccccctcctgttaaaaatcctggccaCGCCCCCTGTCGTACCTGTTTGACTTCGATTAGAATTTTCCTGGAGATTCTTATTTCCTTCTTCCGCATTATCTTAACGGCCACCATTTCTGCCTGTATACAAAAAGGTTTTAGAACAGCACACgaaaaagaaaagcaaaacaGCTATATGCATTAGTATATACCTTGTACAAAGCTATGGACGTGTACTGTGACGAGTAGACCGGCTCATGACTCCAATGAGCTGAAGACTGCGTGTCTTCTGATTTTTCGCCGACTGACTTGAGAGTTCCCTGCGACTAAAGACTTCCTCGACTGGCTGTCACCTGTGACTTGAGCGACCGTAGGGATTTTACCGATCGAACGCTCTTCATCCTCTCTTGGGATGCCTAAAAGGATTTCATAACATCGATATAAGTATGCGCAGAAAACACATTCGCGAACCCCATCACCTCCGTCCATATATTTTAAGATGAATATTTTTGACGACTCAGCAAAGGCAAGTGCAACGTGAGAATATCCTTAGCGGATTACAGTATATATTTATACTTTCAGTAACCAATATTTATGTTTCTGTAAGATCCTTTTTCCTGGAAAACACTTGTACTTGGAAAAGCGGCTTAACATAAAACTTAAGTTGTCTTCTTCTCGAAACATCAGAAGGCAGACCCGACAGATGCCTAtcccagttttttttatcacttaCAGGAAGCGAATGCAGTGACGGTGGTTCTCTCGGAATATGATGTCTTCTTCCTTCACTTTCCATGATTGGTTCTGAGCAAGATCGAGCTCAAACGAGAGTTTCCTAAAATTTGAATGACGATTACTCAACATACTCGCTTTAAATCATAGAATAACTAACAAATTGTAAATCAGTAAAAGAGTTGGATGCTTTCCATCCTCTCTTGCGCTCGTTCTTTCCCCATCGCCTTTccctgccccccctcccccccccgaAATGAAGGTTTACCtgta
The sequence above is a segment of the Nematostella vectensis chromosome 2, jaNemVect1.1, whole genome shotgun sequence genome. Coding sequences within it:
- the LOC125556712 gene encoding atrial natriuretic peptide receptor 2-like, with translation MSRVLFGIPVVSREGCEELSQIFTNHSIPREDEERSIGKIPTVAQVTGDSQSRKSLVAGNSQAEMVAVKIMRKKEIRISRKILIEVKQARELRHENINLFIGICLESPQILIISKYLKRGSLQLLLKNEDFKLKEIFILSLIRDVATGMTVLQSSPVQVHGRLKSSNCLIDSRWVCKIGDWGLGELRSSLERLPQRKRSTTVRADMLWAAPERIHDGKLDIAGSQKGDVYSYGIIFQEIATRGSPYCMFKDLTPNGTSSLC